A section of the Ruania halotolerans genome encodes:
- a CDS encoding fatty acid desaturase family protein, whose amino-acid sequence MRQVRASGLMRRRYGYYWTRIVMTVAAFGGVWAGVALLGNTWWQLALAVAMAFVLAQLAFLGHDSAHRQIFRSWSWNEWTSRVIANGLVGLSNAWWMLKHDAHHNAPNQETKDPDIESRVLAFTPAAAATRRGFRGWFARRQGWFFFPLLTLEGLHLHVASVRAVLGRRPMARRAVEAPLLLGRLVIYLAALFVLMPPAIAGTFLAVQLAVFGVLLGGAFAPNHKGMPIVTADSRIDFLRRQVLMSRNIRGNPFVDLLMGGLNRQIEHHLFPSMPRPTLRQVQPLVREHCERLDITYTEVGFFSSYRTVIRYLNDVEGQARDPFTCPVAASMGR is encoded by the coding sequence ATGAGACAGGTTCGCGCCAGCGGGCTGATGCGACGACGCTACGGGTACTACTGGACCCGCATCGTGATGACCGTGGCAGCCTTCGGTGGTGTCTGGGCCGGCGTAGCTCTGCTGGGCAATACCTGGTGGCAGCTTGCCCTCGCGGTGGCCATGGCCTTCGTCCTTGCTCAGCTGGCCTTTCTCGGCCACGACAGTGCCCACCGCCAGATCTTCCGTTCGTGGTCGTGGAACGAATGGACGTCCCGTGTGATCGCGAACGGTCTGGTCGGGTTGAGCAATGCGTGGTGGATGCTGAAGCACGATGCGCACCACAACGCACCGAACCAGGAAACGAAGGACCCGGACATCGAGTCCCGCGTCCTCGCGTTCACTCCCGCGGCGGCTGCTACCCGGCGTGGTTTTCGAGGCTGGTTCGCCCGCCGTCAGGGATGGTTCTTCTTCCCACTACTCACCCTGGAGGGTCTCCACCTGCACGTCGCGAGTGTGCGCGCGGTGCTCGGCCGGCGCCCGATGGCACGCCGCGCGGTGGAGGCACCGCTGCTGCTCGGCCGCCTCGTGATCTACCTCGCGGCGCTGTTCGTGCTGATGCCACCGGCGATCGCCGGGACGTTTCTCGCGGTTCAGCTCGCCGTGTTCGGCGTCCTGCTGGGCGGGGCGTTCGCACCCAACCACAAGGGCATGCCGATCGTGACAGCCGATAGCCGGATCGACTTCCTGCGCCGGCAGGTGCTGATGTCGCGCAATATTCGCGGCAATCCGTTCGTCGATCTCCTCATGGGCGGATTGAACCGCCAGATCGAGCACCACCTGTTCCCGAGCATGCCGCGACCAACCCTGCGTCAGGTCCAGCCACTCGTGCGCGAACACTGTGAGCGTCTCGACATCACCTACACCGAGGTCGGCTTCTTCTCCTCCTACCGCACGGTGATCCGGTACCTCAACGACGTCGAGGGGCAAGCCCGCGATCCTTTCACCTGCCCCGTGGCCGCGAGCATGGGTCGCTGA
- a CDS encoding 2-dehydro-3-deoxy-6-phosphogalactonate aldolase, protein MTGLIAILRGLTPADAADVGAVLYESGFRTLEVPLNSPDPLRSIQVLRESLPADAQVGAGTVLTTAQVTSVLEAGGQLVVSPNTDVDVIEATVAAGLASYPGVATVSEAFTAIRAGARALKLFPAQQVGLSGMQAWLAVLPPVHLIPVGGVGADQMAGWVDAGATGFGIGSSLYTPGVALAELGERARGLVEAWSSARPRLRTVTTV, encoded by the coding sequence ATGACTGGATTAATCGCCATCTTGCGCGGGCTCACCCCCGCTGACGCCGCCGACGTCGGGGCCGTGCTATACGAATCGGGCTTCCGCACGCTCGAGGTGCCGCTGAACTCTCCCGATCCCCTGCGCAGTATCCAGGTCCTGCGGGAGAGCCTCCCGGCCGACGCCCAGGTGGGGGCCGGGACAGTGCTCACGACGGCGCAGGTCACCTCCGTGCTGGAGGCCGGCGGCCAACTGGTCGTCTCTCCCAACACTGACGTCGACGTCATTGAGGCGACCGTGGCGGCCGGGCTGGCCAGCTACCCGGGTGTGGCGACGGTCTCGGAGGCGTTCACCGCGATCCGAGCAGGAGCGCGGGCGTTGAAGCTGTTCCCGGCCCAGCAGGTCGGACTGAGCGGGATGCAGGCCTGGCTGGCGGTCCTGCCGCCGGTACACCTGATTCCCGTCGGCGGCGTGGGTGCGGACCAGATGGCCGGGTGGGTCGATGCCGGGGCCACCGGCTTCGGGATCGGATCGTCGCTGTACACCCCGGGTGTCGCCCTGGCAGAGCTCGGCGAACGCGCCCGGGGCCTCGTCGAGGCGTGGAGCAGTGCTCGACCGCGGCTCCGTACGGTGACGACAGTCTGA
- a CDS encoding 2-dehydro-3-deoxygalactonokinase: MDPALITVDWGTTSVRLTAVAADGTELASTAAAEGILTVGTEPAAYAETLARLAGSWAQARPAVIACGMVGSAKGWQEVPYLPAPVHLMAGAPLTEVAGPWGPVHLVPGVSTDGGVMRGEETQLLGLALAGHASGPAILPGTHTKWALVEDGTLRDFHTAMTGELFALLTTHGTIAQVAGPAPEGDLDEIGWAHFEAGVARGLAGAGLGTAALVFGVRARALLESLPPAQVREELSGILIGAEIAGGCHWLGHTPDRLSIVASASLAQRYRRALATAGIGANPGENDVTTRGLIHLARNAGLLTSGVTP, translated from the coding sequence GTGGATCCAGCACTCATCACCGTCGATTGGGGCACCACCTCGGTCCGCCTGACCGCTGTGGCGGCCGACGGCACCGAGCTCGCGAGCACCGCCGCAGCGGAGGGCATCCTGACGGTCGGTACCGAGCCGGCGGCCTATGCCGAGACCCTCGCCCGCCTGGCCGGCTCCTGGGCCCAGGCGCGCCCTGCCGTCATCGCTTGCGGCATGGTGGGCAGTGCGAAGGGTTGGCAGGAGGTGCCCTATCTACCCGCACCGGTCCACCTCATGGCGGGAGCGCCGCTCACCGAGGTGGCCGGACCGTGGGGTCCGGTGCACCTGGTCCCGGGGGTGAGCACCGACGGCGGTGTGATGCGGGGGGAGGAGACGCAACTGCTGGGCCTGGCGCTGGCAGGCCACGCGAGCGGCCCGGCAATCCTGCCCGGAACCCACACGAAGTGGGCGCTGGTGGAGGATGGCACACTCAGGGACTTCCATACGGCGATGACCGGTGAACTGTTCGCGTTACTCACCACCCACGGCACGATCGCCCAGGTGGCCGGCCCCGCGCCCGAGGGTGACCTGGATGAGATCGGGTGGGCTCATTTCGAGGCCGGCGTCGCACGCGGACTGGCCGGGGCAGGTCTCGGAACAGCGGCCCTGGTGTTCGGGGTGCGAGCCCGGGCCCTGCTCGAATCGCTGCCACCGGCACAGGTGCGGGAGGAACTCTCCGGGATCCTGATCGGAGCCGAGATCGCGGGCGGGTGCCACTGGCTCGGCCATACCCCTGATCGATTGTCGATCGTGGCGTCCGCCTCGCTGGCACAGCGATATCGGCGCGCCCTGGCCACCGCGGGAATCGGGGCCAATCCGGGCGAGAACGACGTGACGACCCGCGGCCTCATCCATCTCGCCCGCAATGCCGGGCTCTTGACCTCGGGAGTGACACCATGA
- a CDS encoding ABC transporter substrate-binding protein — protein MFRRRTSLALVAGTAAAAFALAACSPGNSGGSDDGEGSEGTATVTFRLWDDAAATAYEESFDAFTAEHPDIEVEVETVPWANYWDRLPQDIGSGTMADIFWTNTSNFGIYADNGNLIDIGAEIGTDQDELVQSAVDLYTRSGAVWGVPQLTDSIALYYNADLVAEAGIDPSSLRWDPSGSNDTFLPAALDLTVDANGVTAADDDFDAENIEQYAFNAQNDLQAIYIDFLGSNGARYQDGDEYAFNSPEGVESFQYLVDLINTHHVSPSAAETNQNGDLARDLFVQGNMALFQSGQYSLPHMADAEFEWGIAPMLEGPEGRVGVVHSVAAVGNADSEHPEATLEVLRWLSSAEGQEPLGANGAAFPAAVDAQSSFIDYWDEQGVDTSEFIAAAEGQTIAAPLGPRANAGANAIAPYFEEMFAGRLPVEEALQQAQDAANEAIAE, from the coding sequence ATGTTCAGACGACGTACCTCGCTCGCCCTGGTGGCAGGGACCGCAGCGGCCGCATTTGCCCTCGCCGCCTGCTCGCCAGGGAACTCCGGGGGATCGGACGACGGCGAGGGTTCCGAAGGCACCGCGACCGTCACCTTCCGGCTGTGGGACGACGCTGCCGCCACCGCATATGAGGAGTCGTTTGACGCGTTCACCGCTGAGCACCCAGACATCGAGGTCGAGGTGGAGACCGTCCCGTGGGCGAACTATTGGGACCGTCTCCCACAGGACATTGGCTCAGGCACGATGGCCGACATCTTCTGGACGAACACATCGAACTTCGGCATCTACGCCGACAACGGGAATCTCATCGATATCGGCGCTGAGATCGGCACCGATCAGGACGAGCTGGTCCAGTCTGCCGTGGACCTCTACACCCGCAGTGGTGCCGTGTGGGGTGTGCCGCAGTTGACGGACTCGATCGCGCTCTACTACAACGCCGATCTGGTGGCCGAAGCGGGGATCGATCCGAGCAGCCTGCGCTGGGACCCCAGCGGATCCAACGACACCTTCCTGCCCGCGGCCCTGGACCTCACGGTCGATGCCAACGGTGTCACCGCGGCCGACGATGACTTCGATGCCGAGAACATCGAGCAGTACGCGTTCAACGCTCAGAACGATCTGCAGGCGATCTACATCGACTTCCTCGGATCCAACGGCGCTCGATACCAGGATGGTGACGAGTACGCGTTCAACTCTCCCGAGGGTGTGGAGTCGTTCCAGTATCTGGTGGATCTGATCAACACCCACCACGTCTCCCCCTCAGCGGCCGAGACGAACCAGAACGGCGATCTCGCCCGCGACCTCTTCGTCCAAGGCAACATGGCGCTGTTCCAGTCCGGGCAGTACTCGCTACCGCACATGGCCGATGCGGAGTTCGAATGGGGCATCGCGCCGATGCTCGAGGGACCGGAGGGGCGCGTCGGTGTGGTGCACAGCGTGGCCGCAGTGGGCAATGCGGACAGCGAGCATCCCGAGGCCACCCTCGAGGTGCTCCGCTGGCTCAGTAGCGCCGAAGGCCAGGAGCCGCTCGGTGCCAACGGTGCGGCCTTCCCGGCCGCCGTGGACGCGCAGAGCTCGTTCATCGACTACTGGGATGAGCAGGGAGTGGACACCTCGGAGTTCATTGCCGCCGCTGAGGGCCAGACCATCGCGGCCCCGCTCGGCCCGCGGGCCAACGCCGGCGCGAACGCCATCGCGCCGTACTTCGAGGAGATGTTCGCCGGCCGGCTGCCGGTCGAAGAGGCCCTCCAGCAGGCGCAGGACGCGGCCAACGAGGCCATCGCCGAGTAG
- a CDS encoding YqjF family protein, protein MNAASPYRVSPRAALRQSWQDVVFLHWRVPEDEVAPLFPAGTLPDVIDGSAWVGVIGLRMRNIWFGPVPYPAFFELNVRLYSRDSDGHEGVVFRAMEATDPLFAAGSRAAVRLPYTWAGFRYARTRTHVAYATRRLAPAADGAGVRMAVRPGTPLIEPTESEQRLTARWSLHEHWYGTTLRVPIDHPPWPLHRAELEAWHDDGLLAACGLPPLPEPPESVLYASGTTVRFGIPAPVR, encoded by the coding sequence ATGAACGCGGCATCTCCCTATCGGGTGAGTCCACGCGCCGCGCTGCGGCAGAGTTGGCAGGATGTGGTGTTCCTGCACTGGCGAGTGCCCGAGGATGAGGTGGCGCCACTGTTTCCGGCCGGGACCTTGCCGGACGTGATCGACGGTTCGGCGTGGGTGGGCGTGATCGGGCTGCGGATGCGGAACATCTGGTTCGGCCCGGTGCCGTATCCCGCATTCTTCGAGCTGAACGTGCGCCTGTACAGCCGGGACTCCGACGGCCACGAAGGCGTGGTGTTCCGTGCGATGGAGGCCACCGACCCGCTCTTCGCCGCTGGCTCCCGAGCCGCCGTCCGGCTTCCCTACACGTGGGCTGGATTCCGATACGCACGCACCCGGACGCACGTGGCCTACGCGACCCGGCGGCTCGCCCCAGCGGCCGATGGGGCGGGAGTGCGGATGGCGGTGCGACCGGGCACGCCGCTGATCGAGCCCACCGAGAGCGAACAACGCCTCACCGCACGATGGTCCTTGCACGAGCACTGGTACGGCACCACGCTGCGAGTGCCGATCGACCACCCACCGTGGCCGTTGCATCGCGCCGAACTCGAGGCGTGGCATGACGACGGTCTACTTGCTGCCTGCGGGTTACCCCCGCTGCCCGAACCGCCCGAGAGCGTGCTCTACGCGAGCGGGACCACCGTGCGATTCGGGATTCCGGCGCCAGTGCGCTGA
- a CDS encoding NAD(P)-binding domain-containing protein: MHPVVVIGAGPQGLAAAAHLLERGLQPLVLEEGNQPAAAVHEWGHVRLFSPWPEVVDGASRRLLERTGWSAPAAGYPTGAQWISEYLQPLAEALGDRVQYSARVVGVGRKGRDRSVDSGRAEQPFVVHVRTAGGGEQRIEARAVIDASGTWRTPSPAGAEGLPAIGEHAALSAGVLSYGIPDVDSSWAGRHTVVIGNGHSAATAIANLARLAKREPGTRITWVLRRGQVGATFGGGAADELPERGALGQRAKRAVEAGLVDLVTGFRTDRIDLVNGGAEVRAEDGRALDADRVVVLTGFRPDHSFLSEVRLELDTRLQAPVRLASEVDPNIHSCGSVRATGAADLAHPEQEFFIVGAKSYGRAPTFLAMTGFEQVRSVVAKLAGDDEAAHRVELTLPDTGVCGGSGLFDEPERPGGCCTPAPQPSSIGLAPVGR; encoded by the coding sequence ATGCATCCCGTCGTGGTGATCGGTGCCGGTCCGCAAGGGCTTGCCGCTGCAGCGCATCTGCTCGAACGCGGCCTGCAGCCGTTGGTCCTCGAAGAGGGCAATCAGCCGGCTGCCGCGGTGCACGAGTGGGGCCATGTGCGGTTGTTCTCCCCGTGGCCGGAAGTGGTCGACGGCGCGAGCCGGCGCCTCCTGGAACGCACTGGATGGTCGGCGCCGGCGGCGGGATATCCCACCGGGGCACAATGGATCTCGGAGTACCTGCAGCCGCTCGCCGAAGCCCTGGGAGACCGGGTGCAGTATTCGGCACGAGTCGTTGGCGTGGGACGAAAGGGCCGGGACCGCTCGGTCGACTCCGGGCGAGCGGAACAGCCGTTCGTCGTGCACGTACGCACCGCGGGCGGAGGCGAGCAGCGGATCGAGGCACGCGCCGTGATCGACGCCTCCGGAACATGGCGGACTCCCAGCCCGGCCGGTGCGGAAGGCCTGCCAGCGATCGGCGAACACGCAGCACTGAGCGCTGGGGTGCTGAGCTACGGGATCCCCGACGTCGACTCCTCCTGGGCGGGACGACACACCGTGGTGATCGGCAATGGCCACTCCGCGGCAACGGCGATCGCCAACCTCGCCCGGCTCGCGAAGCGCGAGCCCGGCACCCGGATCACGTGGGTGCTGCGCCGCGGCCAGGTCGGCGCGACATTCGGCGGTGGCGCGGCGGATGAGCTCCCTGAACGCGGTGCGCTCGGGCAACGAGCCAAGCGCGCGGTGGAGGCCGGACTGGTCGATCTGGTGACAGGTTTTCGGACCGATCGGATCGATCTCGTCAACGGCGGCGCCGAGGTGCGCGCCGAGGACGGTCGTGCTCTCGACGCTGATCGTGTCGTGGTGCTGACGGGGTTCCGCCCCGATCACTCGTTCCTGTCCGAAGTGCGGCTCGAACTGGACACCCGCCTCCAAGCCCCGGTGCGACTAGCAAGCGAGGTGGACCCCAACATCCACTCCTGCGGGTCGGTGCGCGCCACCGGTGCTGCGGACCTCGCCCATCCGGAGCAGGAGTTCTTCATCGTGGGCGCGAAGTCCTACGGGCGGGCGCCCACCTTCCTCGCCATGACGGGCTTCGAGCAGGTGCGCAGCGTCGTCGCGAAGCTGGCCGGCGATGACGAGGCCGCCCACCGGGTGGAGCTGACGCTGCCCGATACGGGCGTGTGTGGTGGCTCCGGACTGTTTGACGAGCCCGAGCGGCCCGGCGGCTGCTGCACACCGGCACCCCAGCCGAGCAGCATCGGCCTGGCACCGGTAGGGCGCTGA
- a CDS encoding ArsR/SmtB family transcription factor has protein sequence MIVEAPVAASSCCTEAREPLPEGAAEQIATVFKALGDPTRVKLLSLITASAQGEMCVCDLTGPVGLAQPTVSHHMKVLVEAGLVDREQRGRWAYYRPSTSALVAATDALVAR, from the coding sequence ATGATCGTCGAAGCTCCAGTTGCCGCCTCGTCGTGCTGCACCGAGGCCCGCGAGCCGCTACCCGAGGGCGCGGCGGAACAGATCGCCACGGTGTTCAAGGCACTCGGCGACCCGACCCGGGTGAAGCTCCTCTCGCTGATCACGGCCAGTGCACAGGGGGAGATGTGCGTCTGCGATCTCACCGGGCCGGTCGGCCTGGCGCAGCCCACCGTCTCCCATCACATGAAGGTGCTCGTCGAGGCCGGGCTGGTCGACCGGGAACAGCGGGGCAGATGGGCCTACTACCGGCCCTCCACCTCCGCTCTGGTCGCTGCAACCGACGCGCTGGTTGCCCGGTGA
- a CDS encoding GNAT family N-acetyltransferase, protein MTESDWPAVESIFREGIATGHATFEAEPPPWAAFDSGRHRDLRVVAEASDGDILGWVSASPTSGREVYRGVVEHSIYVGAGARGRGVGHGLLRAFLDLADEHGIWTVQASLFPENTASLRLHEQLGFRVVGRRERIAQMTYGPLAGTWRDTVLIERRR, encoded by the coding sequence TTGACCGAATCGGACTGGCCGGCGGTCGAGTCGATCTTCCGCGAGGGGATCGCCACCGGTCACGCGACTTTCGAGGCCGAGCCGCCTCCTTGGGCGGCCTTCGACTCCGGACGGCACCGCGACCTACGCGTCGTCGCTGAGGCTTCCGATGGCGACATCCTCGGTTGGGTGAGCGCCAGTCCCACCTCCGGACGCGAGGTATATCGCGGCGTGGTCGAGCACTCCATCTACGTCGGCGCGGGTGCCCGTGGCCGAGGTGTCGGTCACGGCCTGCTCCGCGCGTTCCTCGACCTCGCCGACGAACACGGCATCTGGACCGTGCAAGCCTCACTCTTTCCGGAGAACACCGCCAGCCTGCGCCTGCACGAACAGCTCGGGTTCCGGGTGGTGGGTCGCCGGGAACGGATCGCCCAGATGACGTATGGCCCGCTCGCCGGGACGTGGCGGGACACCGTGCTCATCGAGCGCCGTCGATAG
- a CDS encoding extracellular solute-binding protein, with product MTFSRRTFLTAGIGSAALATVGATTACSNSGATQSGGGTVATAGVELPTYIRFEGVTPDLPGTEAGIPDTFFSYPADPQPATSGMPADGSAIHGSVPVNQAVPPSMDRNSYWQELNTRIGSDLSLTITPGADYSQRFATAVAGDGLGDIFTVDMGFAQLPQFLETQCQDLTEYLSGDAISDYPFLANLPTESWRGTVFNGGIFGIPISRGVQSSVLLYTRDDLFAERGVDPQPATIDEFIQTCRDMTDTRANSWALTSVPMAMLQQMYGLPNTWGVDDTGAFTHAIESEGYKEALELGRRLISDELVHPDSADASTADQKAWFGAGSAAIHQDTYSGMGGMYKVGSAEGPGYLVGLMVTPSQSGDPAPFWLGNPNNTISALRQADEGRIRMLLEVLNFLAAPIGTAEHLFRKYGIEGVHYTLDDSNDPVLTELGETEASGGTFPIEYLVDGPRPSYYPGRPQVAQDIYDHMEQVIPTGVPNPTNGLYSNTQGTLGGQLDTTLNDATNAILLGREPVSSWDDVVADWRAEGGDTIRAEYEEGHAAANG from the coding sequence ATGACCTTCTCCCGCCGCACGTTCCTGACCGCTGGAATAGGCTCCGCTGCTCTGGCCACGGTCGGCGCCACCACCGCGTGTTCGAACTCGGGGGCCACTCAGTCTGGCGGCGGCACCGTCGCCACCGCTGGCGTCGAGCTGCCCACGTACATCCGCTTCGAGGGGGTCACCCCCGACCTTCCGGGAACTGAGGCCGGCATCCCGGACACCTTCTTCTCCTACCCCGCCGATCCGCAGCCCGCCACCAGCGGCATGCCCGCCGACGGGTCCGCCATCCACGGTTCCGTGCCCGTCAACCAGGCCGTGCCGCCGAGCATGGATCGCAACTCCTACTGGCAGGAGCTCAATACCCGGATCGGGTCCGACCTCAGCCTCACCATCACCCCTGGTGCCGACTACTCCCAGCGGTTCGCCACCGCCGTCGCCGGTGATGGGCTCGGCGACATCTTCACGGTCGACATGGGTTTCGCCCAGTTGCCCCAGTTCCTGGAGACGCAGTGCCAAGACCTCACCGAGTACCTGTCCGGCGATGCCATCTCCGATTATCCTTTCCTCGCAAACCTGCCCACCGAATCCTGGCGCGGCACCGTCTTCAACGGCGGCATCTTCGGTATTCCGATCAGCCGCGGTGTGCAATCGTCGGTCCTGCTGTACACACGCGATGACCTGTTCGCCGAACGTGGCGTCGACCCGCAGCCGGCCACCATCGACGAGTTCATCCAGACGTGCCGCGACATGACCGACACCCGGGCCAATTCCTGGGCGTTGACGAGTGTTCCGATGGCCATGCTGCAGCAGATGTACGGACTCCCCAACACCTGGGGCGTCGATGACACCGGAGCCTTCACTCATGCGATCGAGTCGGAAGGGTACAAAGAGGCCCTGGAGCTCGGGCGTCGGCTCATCTCCGACGAGCTGGTCCACCCCGATAGCGCCGATGCGTCCACCGCGGACCAGAAGGCGTGGTTCGGGGCCGGGTCGGCCGCGATCCACCAGGACACCTACTCGGGGATGGGCGGCATGTACAAGGTCGGGAGCGCCGAGGGGCCCGGCTACCTCGTCGGTCTGATGGTCACCCCCAGCCAGAGCGGTGACCCAGCGCCCTTCTGGCTCGGCAACCCCAACAACACGATCTCGGCGCTCAGGCAGGCGGATGAGGGCCGCATCCGCATGCTGCTGGAGGTTCTCAACTTCCTCGCCGCCCCTATCGGGACCGCAGAACACCTGTTCCGCAAGTACGGCATCGAGGGTGTCCACTACACCCTCGACGACAGCAACGACCCGGTACTCACCGAACTCGGCGAGACCGAGGCATCCGGTGGCACGTTCCCGATCGAGTACCTCGTCGACGGGCCACGGCCCAGTTACTACCCGGGCCGGCCACAGGTCGCGCAGGATATCTACGACCACATGGAGCAGGTGATCCCGACCGGCGTGCCGAACCCCACCAATGGGCTGTACTCGAACACACAGGGCACTCTGGGCGGCCAACTCGACACCACACTCAACGACGCCACGAACGCGATCCTGCTCGGTCGCGAACCGGTCTCATCCTGGGACGACGTGGTCGCTGACTGGCGCGCGGAGGGCGGCGACACGATCCGGGCTGAGTACGAAGAGGGCCACGCCGCGGCGAACGGGTGA
- a CDS encoding carbohydrate ABC transporter permease, whose translation MTIAPVRSRQRRHPIDAPSMPTRTLKGVVLVVMCAVVILPFVGIVSTSLADRAQVSSSGGFVLLPTTVSLDSYRTIFAGGVVSRAMLVSLGVTVIGTALSLAVSTLLAYALSRQGSFGQKLMLMLVLFALLFSPGLIPNYLVVKELGLLNSYWALILPTALSAFNVIVLRAFFMGIPAELTDSARVDGAGHLTIFARVMLPLSKAVLAVIGLFYAVGYWNAFFNALIYLNDSAMWPLQLVLRTYVINNTEMSATDLGAGAENLPPQPSIQMAILVVTIVPILIVYPFLQRHFAKGVLTGAVKG comes from the coding sequence ATGACCATCGCTCCCGTGCGATCGCGACAGCGGCGCCATCCGATCGACGCCCCGAGCATGCCGACGCGCACCCTCAAGGGTGTGGTGCTGGTCGTCATGTGTGCGGTTGTCATCCTGCCGTTCGTCGGCATCGTCTCCACGAGCCTCGCCGACCGTGCGCAGGTGAGTTCCTCGGGCGGGTTCGTGCTGCTCCCCACGACCGTCTCACTGGACTCGTACCGGACGATCTTTGCTGGCGGCGTCGTCAGCCGGGCCATGCTGGTGAGCCTGGGCGTGACCGTCATCGGCACGGCGCTCAGCCTCGCAGTCTCGACCCTGCTCGCCTACGCGCTGAGCCGGCAGGGATCGTTCGGGCAGAAGCTCATGCTCATGTTGGTGCTGTTCGCTCTGCTGTTCTCACCCGGTCTGATCCCCAATTATCTGGTGGTCAAGGAACTCGGGCTTCTCAACAGTTACTGGGCGCTGATCCTGCCGACGGCGCTCAGCGCCTTCAACGTGATCGTGCTCCGCGCATTCTTCATGGGCATCCCCGCCGAGCTCACCGACTCGGCACGAGTCGACGGCGCGGGCCATCTCACGATCTTCGCCCGGGTCATGCTGCCGCTGTCGAAGGCGGTGCTGGCGGTGATCGGGCTGTTCTACGCCGTCGGGTACTGGAACGCCTTCTTCAACGCCCTCATCTACCTCAACGACAGCGCCATGTGGCCGCTGCAGCTCGTCCTGCGGACCTATGTCATCAACAACACCGAAATGAGTGCCACGGACCTGGGCGCCGGAGCAGAGAACCTGCCGCCGCAACCATCGATCCAAATGGCGATCCTCGTCGTCACGATCGTGCCGATTCTCATCGTCTATCCGTTCCTCCAGCGTCATTTCGCCAAAGGCGTCCTCACCGGCGCAGTCAAAGGCTGA
- a CDS encoding ABC transporter permease gives MAIPGMLLLLLFQYLPLLGNVIAFQAYVPFLPFGQSSWVGLDNFAVIFNGDPAFLNALRNTLVLTLVQVALVFPAPIAVALLLNSLLSERIKRVVQSVLYLPHFLSWVIIVAIFQQVLGGSGMINNFLRSNGLDTLSILGNSDLFVGLLTSQVMWKDTGWATILFLAALSQISPSLYEAATMDGASRWRQMWHITLPGIRGIIVLLLILRLGDSLTVGFEQIILQQGGVGLAASEVLDTYVYNNGIIGGQWGVAAAVGLVKGAVGVVLVLGANKIAHILGENGVYKS, from the coding sequence ATGGCCATACCGGGCATGCTGTTGCTACTTCTCTTCCAGTACTTGCCCCTGCTTGGCAACGTGATCGCTTTCCAGGCCTACGTCCCATTCCTCCCGTTCGGGCAGAGCTCGTGGGTGGGCCTGGACAACTTCGCCGTCATCTTCAATGGCGATCCGGCGTTCCTGAACGCGCTGCGAAACACATTGGTGCTCACGCTCGTGCAGGTGGCCTTGGTGTTCCCGGCACCCATCGCAGTCGCGCTGCTACTCAACAGTCTGTTGTCCGAGCGAATCAAGCGCGTCGTGCAGTCGGTGCTCTATCTGCCGCACTTCCTCTCCTGGGTGATCATCGTCGCGATCTTCCAACAGGTACTCGGCGGCTCGGGGATGATCAACAACTTCCTGCGCTCCAACGGTCTGGACACGCTGTCGATCCTCGGCAACTCCGATCTGTTCGTCGGGCTCCTCACGAGCCAGGTGATGTGGAAGGACACCGGCTGGGCCACGATCCTGTTCCTCGCCGCGCTATCGCAGATCAGCCCCTCGCTCTACGAGGCCGCGACGATGGACGGCGCCTCCCGATGGCGGCAAATGTGGCACATCACCCTGCCAGGCATCCGCGGAATCATCGTGTTGCTGTTGATCCTGCGCCTCGGTGACTCACTCACCGTCGGATTCGAGCAGATCATCCTGCAGCAAGGCGGCGTCGGGCTCGCCGCCAGCGAAGTCCTCGACACCTACGTCTACAACAACGGAATCATCGGTGGCCAGTGGGGCGTCGCTGCCGCCGTCGGCCTGGTGAAAGGCGCCGTCGGCGTAGTCCTCGTACTCGGCGCCAACAAGATCGCCCACATCCTCGGCGAGAACGGAGTGTATAAGTCATGA